In the Manis javanica isolate MJ-LG chromosome 12, MJ_LKY, whole genome shotgun sequence genome, TTAACATGTGAATACAATAGGGAATCAGAGCAACCACCGTCAGTGGGATGGACGCACTTTTACAAAAGGACAGCACATAAAATAAACACTCTGCTTGAGTGGGGATCTTGATGAGATGGTAGAGCTGTAGGATGGTCAACGAAGCCACAGCGCAGAACAGCCGGAAGCTCAGCTTGCAGCCATTCTTTCCCCGGCAGCTCCTGAGGAACATCTCCGAGTTGATTGCAAATCCCAAGCCAAAAAAGACCCCAAGGTTTCTCATGAGCCCAGCAAAAGGAGTGGTGTCGATGTGGATCCAGTCTGGGTTGGCACACCACTTCTTGGCTATGGGCACAGACCACAACAGGTCAATGTCAAGTAGCCCTAGAAGCAGGTAAAAGCCAAGcgtgaagagaaagaggaagaggctgATCTTCAGGTATGCGCTAAGGCTGGCTGTTTGGATGCCTGGAGTATGTTCAAAGGCCTCTGCCACAAGCACACCTGGGGATTAGAAAGAGACACTGAAGATGACTATATGCCCTTGAGCCCTTCGGGAATCATTCCCCTTTAGCCATAGTTTTCAATGATAAAGAGCTTTAGACATTTAGACATTTATGGTATATTAGACATAGGATATATATCCATTTACCAAAGCCTTTTTTTTAAGGCAATAACTAAAAACACCCACTTGCCCCTGGCCTTCCATATTAGCCAGAGGGGGGGTCGCTCAGGAGTCCATGGTATTGAGTGGCAACCACCTGATAGGTGGAGAACTGAATTAGGTGCTCGGAATTAATATTTCAGTTGCCACAGCCAATAAACTTAGAGAGTTTTGAAAGGTGTGTGGGGTTGAATGGTAAAGATTCAGTCATGGTGAACACCACTTCAGGAATACAGAGCAGCTGCTAAATGAAGGCTCTAGTCATGTCATAACCTTAGGTATTTCAGAGAGAGAGTGACATGGCGTGCTTGTTGGAGGGTCATTGTTAAATCCTCCAAAccaagacacagcaggctgtctGAAGTGGTGGCTTGGGAGTTGGACTTGGCTCTGTCACACTTCAGAGAAGCCCATCTCACAAAGAGGATATGCACTTATACCATTGAGGGAGACGGCTTTCCATTGTGTGCATGAAAGCTTTGAGAGGGTGTTGAACTACTTAAACTCCCAGGGTAGCTTTTAGTATCAGTGGTTTGACAGAATTAGTGGAGACTGGGGAACCGATTACTAGGGAGAATCTGACAACATAAGACAAATGACACTAAAACTTTCCAATGCCACAACTAAAGGTAAATGATCATATTTACCACCAATTACTCCAAGAATAACTTGATGAGGAAAATGTGTTGCTATGAATACTCTGGAGATGCAGACACTGATTTGAATCAACCAAAAAAGACTCCAAAGAAATGACCAGGTCAGTCTACGATGGAAGAATAGATAAAAgcataaaaagcaaagaaattgtaTCACTCATAAAATTAAAGGGGCGACGCCAGATGGTCTTTCTCACAAGAATTACCTAGCTTTGACATATCATGATTCTAGAGtcttttttacaaaatgtttccATGTGCTCCATAGGCTTTGTAAATCTTTAACCAAGGCTTCTACATTTACCGAGGCATTAAACTCAACCAGAGTTATGTCCTGAGATTTTAATAAATGCTATAAAAGGAAGTCAGTTGACATCCTGATAATTATTTAATGGAGTAGAGGAAATCCAACTTTGGGGAATTCCTaatatttagaatagccaagaacgTATCATGTACATTTTTACTCCTTGTCATATGTGCTTCCTCTTTAACCTCTCTCAACATTTCTTTGCTTGAATAACACTCACTGAAGAGGCTGCATTCTGATGAAAAGtgtacagaacatttcatcaaGGGCAAGTTTTCACTGGGTTTATTTCACAGACTCACAAAAGCCTTAGTTCCTTGTTTTTTGACATATAGAAATTAAGGAACAAGGGAATTGACCTATAGTTATGTATTTTGGATTAGAAGCAGCAATGGGCAAAAAAACttatgaaaatattataataCAGCAGTGCTCatcattttaattacaaaaagaatTAGCAGTATTGAGTTATAGGAATCCTTGGGGGTTTTGAATGTTTTGTTTCTAATAATTGGAGCAGACTTTGGTCATTGAAAAactaaggaacagagaaaagCAGAACTACCAGAGAGAAAGTGAGCCGGGGCCTCCACgtggaagagaaatggatgaggatttgataatattcAGGCAAACAGTAAGCAGTCCAAAAGTATTGATGGTGAAAGAAATGTTGTAGTTATAAAAATCTAAAGGAAATTATAGAACTTTTTTaggagaaacaaatatttttcaaggtttggaaactggaggaggaaatgaaCTTCAGAGAAAGTGAGGCTTGTttagatttctattttgaaaaattgtaCATGGGAAGATATATTAATTTCACTGTTGTTTTGTGCTAGATAATGAATCCATTAAGGCACACAAGTCACTGTCTCATTAGAATAAACTTTAAAGATGCCTGAATTCCTTAGGTCTTTTGTTTCTTATATTATCCAATAGTAGTCTAAAAAGTGGAATATGTGATGACTCTCAGAAATTCTTTAGTTTGGAAGAATATTTACATAATTGTATATGTTATAGTGTTTTTTAAGCAGTTTTAACTGACAGATCTTATCTCAGTAGCCTAATAATTTATGATTAAATTGGTGTTCGgtattatttaaatgataattaaggTGAtgcaggaaagaagagaaggaaagaacccAATTTTTGCAAAAATTTTGAGTAATCTTAAAGTTATAGTCCTTTCTAAAAATTAGGGATCTACTAACAGTAAATCTACTAACATTCAAGTTTAAGTTTGTctctagaatatttttaattaaaaaggtcGCATAGTCTTTGGAGCCAGAATACATGTTATTAATGTCAAAAGCTTTGGTTAATCAAAGGAGGAAGCATAATTTTACTAAACTAATGCATTCAAGGGGAATGATGATTCTCAACACTTCTAGTATGTCTTAAAGCAAGGGaatacacatgcaaaaatattttcttatgtaaTTTCAGATGACTTATGTATGAGCAAATTATTGTATTATAGAAACCCAAAGGCACTTTTAGCAGatcattaattaattaaacatttCCAATCCTATAATGTGGCAGTAGCTGTGAGCAAATTAGGGCATTATcttaaagcaaaatattaattttctattcattttgcTATTTTGCCTATGACAGAAGAAgcacatttcaaaaaaaatacactaaaatgaatttttaaaaatattttctgtatttaaaactGTCATATTTAAGTCCTACAGAAACTGAAGCAAAACTGACCTGTGTAGAATGGTAGACAACTTATCCACCCGACTGACAGTGTTACTCAAGGCAGCAGTTACCATTACATACCAGACACATGATGAGCCCATTGCGTGGCCAGATGGGCTTCCTGCAACAACAAAGTGTTGATCCATTTGAATAGAGGTTAACATTATCAGTATCAGAAATGGACAACTGAATAGCATATTAGCAATGAAAATTACAAATAACTCAGGAAAAAGCCACAGAGCACAGGCTATATGCAATGTTTAGAAACGGataaagatttttcaaaaattgcATCAAATTGAGCTTCAAAACACTACTTTGACAAATCTTTTTTCCAGATTTAAGTTCATGGAATTCCATAAATCAAAATGTTTAAAGCTAATTAAGAACTCAGGCTGTTGCACCAAAGTCTGGTACATCGCTATTCATTCTTCATACCTTGTTTTCAATTGATCAGAAAATTAAAGTACTTGTATTGGATCTTGAATCAGCTTATTTTTCTTGAGCTAAAGAGAAATCATTAGGTATCTAAAGATAGCATTACTATGTCTGATTTACCAATTGACTTATAAATGACTGCTATGCAGTAGCAGCTACCCCATGCTTATCTCGTGGCTGGCCCCTTCTGAATCTTTGTCATTAAATGGTCAAGGGAAGCCGTAAAGGGGCATCAAATCTGGCAAAAGCCTACAGAATGGTAGCCCTTCTATTCCCAGAATGTCTTTCCCATGCTGCTTGATTTTTTTCGTAATCATTTTGCTTTgatgttctgttttttgttttccttgttttccttttcttttctctctctttttcttaagtaAGTGACAATTTATTAAGGTTAAACACTAGTCTTTTTTTAATCACTAAGTTAAAGACAAATCTATTTCTTATCAATCTATTTCTTTCAAGTCTATTTCTTATACATGAATTTTCAGAGCCGTTTACATGCTTACATGAGTTGTAAATCTTCAAGGAATAAATGTGGAatgcaatatttctttttttctcccagagAATGTCTCATAAGATAGAACACATGCTGGGAAGTGCTGGCATGAACCAGAGTGGCATTCAGCTATCTCAAAGATTATTCATCCATCCAACACACACTGGtttcataaagataaaatatgcaCTATCCCTGACAGAATGCACAGTCTAGTGAGAGAGCCAGATATAGAAAGGATGAATTACAGTACAATGTGATAATAATATGCATGGGTATATATTTTTATGGTcatcaaaaagaaatatattcagaAAACTCATTAGGAACTTACCCATTCACTATACTCAGGGCTAGTTTCAGGATGTCAAATGGCAAGAACTTTATGCTATGTAACAAACTATGGAAAGGTACAATATCACACAGTCTTGTAAATTAAAGTGACATgtaattttcttatatatatatatatatatttcaataaaccTTTTTATAATCTTGAAGTCAACTTCCGCAGTAAAGATTTTACACTCACAtagaattttataataaaaaaggaagtgGCCTAAGAAGTCTACTTACATACTACAAAcctaagaggaaaaaaggaaattcaaaagaaataattttaggaTTAGAGATCATCTCTCCTAGCAATAGTAATAGCAGGAAGTCCTTTCctttttatatagaaaatgtgTCTATTCTCCCCTCATTCATGAGAGTCTCAGAAGATCTATAATTATGAAAATTGCTCAGCAGCAGATAAATAAACATTTCTAGGATTTTAATATAGTTCTTTGGGAATTTTTTCTaactaactgattttttttctttgtttcaaaatcaAAGCATTACATTCGTCCaaaaaataaatgccaaatataaaatcatttggGAGTAGTCTCCTAACTTACCTTTTtacaaacaacaaaatgaaatttgatttttcatgaaacttctttccttttcattagcAAATTTTATGCTTGTGAACTTTAAGCACCCTTACCCATGGCATTTTCTTTAATACCCTATATAATATCATATAGTCATTAGATGATAATCAGACATTATGACTTTCTATTGGAATACCTTTAGTAACCTGAGGCTGCTATATTTGCTTACCTGGGCCTGTTTCACATGTAGTGGGAAACTGTTCAAGGCAAGGACTTGAGTGATTAGGGTAAATCTGAGTTTCTTGGACCCACCAGTAAGGCCGATGACCAAATAGTaccctgtatttaaaaaaatataagtatgcatatatatttaaatacacaacGATTACTTAATTAGGGACTAGctattttttcctataaaatgaCTCAAGCAGAGCATTGATGGAGAAAGCTTATGCTGAGGAGACTGAAAGAACTTGGGTTCTGGTCTGTCACTCATTATAGAGGATGACACAGTCATTTGGGGTTTTGGCTCCTACTTTCCATAAAAACAGGCACACTTTTTCCTTGCAGGGGACATCCCATGGGTGCTTTGGATACTTAGAATGCAAATATCAAAGTGGGCCCTGGAATTATCAATGTTTTCATTATGGTGCTGTGCACTTAGTGAACTCATTGGATAATCACAGCATACATGTTATAGGGTTTTGGAATTTACTTATAAGTCAGGTAAAGCAtacatttctattctttttgtACATTCTATTTATGAATAGGGGTTTCAAGTTAACTGGTATGTTTGAAAGATTTTCCAAGCAAAACGATAGGAATCTGAAATGTGATCATTAAGCCAAGCTACAGTTTAAGAATAAGCtttaggaaaaatgaaacaaaacagaaggcttaccatttaaaaataagattgaacCAATCCCCAATGACTGCTACCCATATCATCTTGGTTCCAACTGTCTGATTAAGTTGAAACCAAagtggaaaataaatagaaaagatatTCCGGGGATCTCCAACACTGgacataaaacttagaaaattgTAGTAAGCTTGATAGTCCTTCTGCAAATGCTGAATAATGAGCACTCCATTCCTATGAAGGAAATCCATCTTGAAAGACAGGCAATTCTAAACAGAGAGCAATTGGAGCTGAAGTGGTCTGAGCCCCACTGTTTTTATACATCGCCCTCATGGCATAATGCAACCATTAATGCAACATGTGATGCTGACCATCTGTGAGAAGGCACGTCAGCCCTCCTTTGCTGAAAAGCTCAtctgtttatgattttaattggTGCCAAAGAGGTGAAGTACATGCTGATCTGTGGCAAGTTGAAGGGAAATTTGGGTAGAGACACAATGAATTTCTTATGCAGCCTCCCTTTTGTGTGAACAGTTGGATCatgtttgcttgaaatattttGCACAGTTCATTTCCTTCAAGGGCAGAGACATTGGCAATTTGTATGCTTGGCTAGAAGACTACACAAATAATTACTGCATGTCAAATAGCCTTTACAGCCatgcattttaatttgaaatagacTGTGGCTTTTTTACTATCACTGGGGCTTTGAGggaaatagatgaataaatatctGGACATGAAACATTTGTATGATATGACAGGTGTTTTCTGATtacagcattttaaataaaaatatcttgagtTTTCCTTATTAGCAAAAAGAATCATATGATATATATggaacagagaaggaaatacatgGAATACATGAAATCTGAAAGGAAATGTGTTGTTTTTGACAATAAAGCAAGAAAGTGAAAATGGAGGTCACTTTAGTAATAGAACTGTGATAAGACTGAGCCACCTTTTTATTGACTAGAGAATATAATTGAGAGCATTGTAACAGAAAGATAGGAATGAAATTCAAAAGGCTAGTAACTAATCAGAAAAATGGTTTGTTGAAAACAGAGCGTTTGGTAGAAGCACATGGGAAGCACCAAAGCAAACGACGATTGGGAATAAAGAGAAGAACGGCTCAAGGAAACCTCtgggcccagggcaggtgggaggcCGGGTCTGCAAAGCTAAGCCATGTCTCCAAGAATCCGAGGGTTCCTGGGGAAGCAGTTAAGCTCCACAAGACAGTGGGGGGGCGGAGGTAGGTAAACTTCTCGTTATCTTACCTTCCAGAACACTTGTCTTCTCTAATCACAGCATTCATCAACAAGAATCTTCTTCACAGTCTGACTGTCGCTTTGAAGTTATCTTGGAGTCCTTCCACATCATCTAACAGCATGGTAGTTATGGGATCCGGTGTCCATAGGTAACTTCCAAGCCTCTGTTACCTTCCCTGGAGGAAATGCTCTAACCATTAAAATCTTTTTGGATGTTTTCCAAAAATGTCAAAACTCTGTCCTACCCTACACAATTTTAATTTCTGGTGATGGGACCTAGgcattgatattttaaatatgttttctaagtgattccaatgtgcagtTGGGGTTGAGAATCATTGTGATAATGCAACTCATACATCACCTGTTCTGCTTTCAGCCTTAAGCCCCTGTACCTGCCAAAAGTTAACCTGCAAGAAGCTTCAAtggcatattttaatatatatatatcactgaaTGTATCTGGATTATTGAATTAAATTCAATTTTTGCACTGATTTATCATGTCAAGGTTTCAGAGAATATATCTCTAGAATTAAAACCCTAATTTTATGAGAAATTGTACATCTAGTGAGAATTTATATATGTGGGTTTTATGGCCAAAAGAGGCACAGCCACAGTACAACTGAATGCACCCCTCATGAAAACGGGCATGCTGACAGCAACTTTCCTCACTGAGTTTCCTGTGAGGCTCACCTGGAAGGAATTTAAAACGCAGCCTAGTTTCTGTGGATGAGACTGGTTTGACAGTCACAGAGTGGGATCACAAGTGGCACCAGGCCATTTGTCAGAAAGTGAGTTTAAATGGCTCCCAAGAAGCTAATATCAATCTCTATCCAGGGTTAGAGACTTATCCATCTCTTTTATCATTCTTATCATTTCAATAGGAAGAGAATTAGAAGGTAGTCAGCCAGCACTGGCTCTCCACACATTTTGCTCTTCCCCCAGGCAGTCCATGAACTGTATTCACTCTTGGTTCTTCCATGAGTTTGCTAATCTGATCCAAATGATATATATGTTGGGGTAAAATTAATTATGCTGAAAATTCAGTTGTGCTTTATAATGTCTTGCATTTATGCTCttccaattattttcctttaaaaatatcttattatCCAATTTTAACTTCACAATGGTCCAGTAATCTTAGTTTAGTGAAGAGGAAATGTTCCATAAACCTGCCCTTGGTCATTTCTTTAGTTCAGGAACCCTGTTTGGAGACTAAGTTTTATTTCCAGAGCAATGCTTCTTCTTAGTCTAGGCTGTGTCCAGGTTGCTCAAGATCAACACTGATGAGATTTAAAACATTTGCAAAGTGAGTAAAAGCTGATGCTATAACCAGcttgttttaaatgctttcaacTACCCACACATCTACTTCACCTTTATCATCATTCCAACTATGAAACTTTTTGTGTAGTCCTGAGAGAAAATTGGTTGACACAGAAACTCATTTGGCCAGCTTCCAGATCACTAGGTGAACTTCATATATACAATCGCCACTTTGAACTTACGTTGGATGATTTATCTCATCATTTGACAGCAGGGCTACAGTTGTTAACGGAGGGTGAGTGGCTACTATCATCTTCCCTGGAGGAAATGCCAAGTGGCACTCAGATGGGCACTTCAGAGCCTGAGGGCAGCTCTGGCTCCCATCCTCTACTGCTGGCCTTGGAATCCACCAGAAACTTTCTATTTTGGGAACAGTCaagtaaggaaataaatgaaggcCACTGGAATGATAACAAACAGAAGCTATTTATTCTGAGCTTGCTTTAGCAAGAGTCAGTTACCATCATTTCAGTTGACAAAAACTCAGAAGCAGGCAGGGGAGTGTGGAGTAAAGCTTTGTAGTGAAAATGAAGTAAGGCCTCAGGTATGCTCTGGTTAGAGGCTGTTGGCACAGGCAAGCAAGAGATGGGTTAGCTAGAAGCAGAGCATCTTATGTGATTCATTTGGGAAGCATATTTGGCTTCCTCTGGTTTGTCCTGAGTTGGAAGCAACAGCAAAAAATAGGGAAGCTGGCAGTCATTGACCAAGTCCTTGACCATTCTGGACAGACTGCTTCAGAGTGCTATTGCCACATTTGGTTTTGTCATTGTCCATTGTCTATTCAATTTCTCACAAGACAAATGGAATAAGCCTCTCTCAGAAGTAGTAGTTTATGTAACATCCCACCAAGAAGTAAAAGGGAATCCCTTGTCTATCCTATGATTCTATAATTGTTATTCACTATTTCAAAATGAGggcatatatataaaaatcactctctaggattcaagatggcggtgtgagaggtgagacagagaactccttccaaaaccacaaatagtacaaaaatatagttagtTAACAGAattagccctaaaacagcaatgagaaagaaggctgaaccaggctgcatacagacctcacgaacagagcagacctcacgaaacagggtaacgtaccaaagccttgatctggcaggacccaagcccttcccccactccagttcactggtgggaggaagagaaatggagcgggggagggggtggaagcctgggactgctgaatacctagccctggagagctgctttgcgagcagaaacctacattgtgtggtgctctggaggttggggagctgggacaggcagagtgcctgagagactgagattccggctgtTTGTGGAGAACAGAATCTACATCTGGCAtctctgtgacagaggaaaggcaggcagtctgagaggcttcctagcagtgagagggctgctgaaggggcagggtttgcacggaggttgctgcacaggagaaaggagagCTGGACAACATTGTCTGAGCATACTCTGCCCAACAgtttgggaactttgaggaactacagctgctccatccccctggctggctgctcagctccaaggccccccactgtgacatgcagcctgccgagccttcctcctggcctgacagcacccaCTCaaaaactggcagtcactgcactggcatcaggccagccaaatGGAGGCCCCACCTAtaacagctagagatgccaagcacagaggcttacacctgtgtgctcagtccactgCCTCTGATACTGGAGAGAGGCAcaacagatgggaatcaggaaacagatctttcctccccctggCACCAGCTTCACTCTCCTACGaccccccaacctcactctagggactGAGTAGCTCCACTGACTggggcttctgggcactagagggcaccgcatagaaatatgaaatgtcaaaagaaccaggttcagaccaaaatctcacaaaccccagaaaaagggccagatgaaactgaactcaccaatctttctgaaagagagttcaa is a window encoding:
- the G6PC2 gene encoding glucose-6-phosphatase 2; translation: MDFLHRNGVLIIQHLQKDYQAYYNFLSFMSSVGDPRNIFSIYFPLWFQLNQTVGTKMIWVAVIGDWFNLIFKWVLFGHRPYWWVQETQIYPNHSSPCLEQFPTTCETGPGSPSGHAMGSSCVWYVMVTAALSNTVSRVDKLSTILHRLTWSFLWSLFWLIQISVCISRVFIATHFPHQVILGVIGGVLVAEAFEHTPGIQTASLSAYLKISLFLFLFTLGFYLLLGLLDIDLLWSVPIAKKWCANPDWIHIDTTPFAGLMRNLGVFFGLGFAINSEMFLRSCRGKNGCKLSFRLFCAVASLTILQLYHLIKIPTQAECLFYVLSFCKSASIPLTVVALIPYCIHMLMKPSDKKIN